GTTACAGACAAGTGTTGTAGCATAATGCCGTAATCAGGAGAGATCACATGACTAAATTAGAAGTGTGTTGTTACAGCGTAGACTGTGCGTTGACAGCAGAACTGGCCGGAGCCGATCGCGTCGAATTATGCGCGAGTCAGGCTGACGGTGGGATTACGCCGAGTTACGGTACCCTCAAACTGGCGAGGGAAAAAGTGACAATCCCGGTACATCCGATTGTACGCCCGAGGGGTGGTGACTTTTGCTACAGCCAGAGCGAATTTGATGTGCTGAAAAGTGACATCGCCTGCATTCGTGATCTCGGTTTTCCGGGACTGGTCGTAGGTATGCTGGATGCGGAAGGGCATATCGATATGCCAAGAATGTGGGAAGTCATGGCGCTGTGCGGCGATATGGCCGTGACATTCCATCGCGCGTTCGATATGTGTCTCAATCCGAAGATTGCGTTAGAGCAGTTGACTCAGTTAGGGGTGGCGCGCATTCTGACTTCCGGACAGCAACAAAATGCAGAAGTAGGTTTACCGATGCTTCGGGAACTCAACCAGCTGACGCGTGGTCCAATCATTATGGCTGGCGCGGGCGTGCGACTGACCAATCTGCAAAAGTTTGTGGATATCGGGCTGACTGAATTGCACAGCTCGGCCGGACGTCAGGTGCCTTCTTCTATGCGTTACCGCAAAGCCGGTGTCACGATGAGTTCTGACACGGACTTTGATGAATTCAGTCGTTATTGCGTGGACGGCGATATTGTTGCCGCAATGAAAAGAACATTGCAGTTCGACGATGAAATATCCCGCTCGGCGTGGCGTAATAACTCAAAAGTTTAACCGGGTCACACGACCCTTATTGCGTCGCCCTGCGCAAGTACCAGGCCCCGTCACTTTGGCGGGGCTTTTTTTGTGCGAAAAATTACTTTGCTCCTGTGCGAAGGTTGTTATCGGCACAGCCGTGGGGTGAGATGATTCACAAATTAATCATAAAATACAGAGGGTATTTGAAGGTTTGATCAGAATTATGTTTTAATTAACAATAAAACTAAAAACTAGGGATTTACATTATCACAAAGAAAAGGTTATAAGATCCTTTGTGGATATACCCGAAACGTCTGTAACAAAATGTGATTTTTTTGAATGTTTGAGAATTATAGCATTGAGTTCAATTAAAAATAATTTCAGGAAACCGTAATGATGACGATAAAGTGGTGGGGAAATGCTTGACAATAACTATCATATATTATGGATGATTGTTGCAGTGGCATTACCAGTGTTTATATTTAATTTTAAATGTTTTAGTTTTTTAGATGGAGATGTAAAGCACGTTGGTAGAAATTATAATATAGACGCGTTAAGATATTTTTTGGCTGCTTTTGTAGCAATGCATCATTTTTCTCTGACAATAAATTTTATAAAATCTGGCTTATGGCTATATCCTAGCGGACATGACCTTGATGCATTCATCGGGAACTTTGCAGTATGTATATTTTTTATGATTTCAGCATATCTTTTTTGGGGGAGATGCTCGAATGACGATACAAACTGGTTTAAGGTTCTCATTGGCAGACTATTTAGAATCGGGCCGATGTTTCTTGTTTCTGCAATATTATGTTGGTTGCTCGCCTACAAGTTTGGCGTGCGTAATGAAACAACCTTTTTTTCGGAGCGTTCTACCTATCATTGGTTTGATATGGGGTTAACGGACATAAGGCCTGATATTTTCGGATTTAAAGATACGCGTTTACTGAACGCAGGCGTGATGTGGACACTACCTTATGAATGGATGTTCTATTTTTCACTTCCAGCCTTATCACTATTTGTTAACAAAAAAAATTCTATCGCTGTGATTTTTGCGGTCATATTTATTACTTTTTATTTTCTAAAGGATATAGATAAATTATCAGTGGCGCTATTAGCGATGTTTGCAATGGGTGCTCTAACTTATGAATTGAAAAGTAAAATTAAATTTGAAGTTCATAAAATAAAAATGAGCATGATAAGTTCATTGCTTCTCGTTATTAGCGGGTTCCTTTTCATTAAACAGGATTCTATTTCACTAGAAGCTTCACTGGTGTATGCCTGCTTTTTCTTTTCTGTTTGTATTGGTGGGAACCCTTTTCTTGCACTGGGAACTAAAGGAGCAAGAAGACTAGGGGAGATTAGCTTTAGTTTATATCTCTTACATGGGGTCGTCTGGTACTTATTTGGTAGATTTATGCTCAAGTTTGATATGACAGGGCATGTTTTTTTATACTATATATTGGCAAGCTTAGCATTTTTAATTTCATGTCTTTTATCAGCTTTCACCTATCATTTTTTTGAAGCGAAGATGATTTCTATAGGAAGAAAAGTCCAGAGCAGAATTTTCTAAATCTGTATCCAGAATTTACAACACCCGCTTCAGCGGGTGTTTATAAAGTTGTTAAACAACGTACTGCCATCTCTTTCGCACAACTGTTGTCACTTTCCTTAGAGCTCAGGTATAGCCTACTCAAAGCGGAATGTTCAAATGCGCAGATAGTCGATAGCAGAAACAATCTTTGCCTGACGGAAACATTGACCAGTCTGAACTCATAAAGCGCCCTTTAATGTGTGTCCTCAATTAGGAAAACAGGGACAGTACTGTCATCAAAGTATGCGTTTTACTCAGTGATAACTAGAAAATTTCACAGTGAGTGACTCTTAAAGTTTGGACTCAGCCCCAGGTCAGCAATGCCACGCCAAACATCCCTGCTTTAACGACCAGACACATGACAAAAAGACCTAAAACAATGACGGCGCGGTCCATGAGGAAACGAATTCTTCTGCGCATTGATTTCTCCGCGAAATAATCGCGTACGGATAAATTGGTTGGCCGAATTTATACACGAAAAACTATCAATCAATCCAATGTTATAACGTCAAAACGCGAAGCTTTACAAAGGGCTTTGACAGAAGAGGGGAACCGCTACTTTTCGTAGAAGTTTTTTATCCTGATCGCGACATCAATATTGGCCCAGTGTAATTCGTCCTCTTTATGCAGACTGCTGCTGCCATCTTCCCAGGAAACGAAATAGGACACGGTGCCTGTCTGTGATTCGAAGGTATTCATGATGCGACCTTTGATATCTCCGGATCTGTGTTTAACGATGCTGCCTTTAGGGAATTTCATACTTCCTCCCAATACGTTAGCGACGATCTCTGTCATAACAAACAGATACCCTCAATAAAGGTTAGACCTTTTTACGGCGCGATGTACAGAGCCATGTGGCTGAAAGTGAGGGTAAAGTGTGAGCAATAAATTCCGCCAGACCTGAGGATGTCTGGCGGAGGAAGAGGGAGTTAGGGCTTGCGGGCGATAAGCAGGGCGCGACGTGGTGCCGGATAGCCTTCGATAGTTTTGGTCGGGTCGTTCGGGTCGAGGAATTCAGCCAGTGATTCACTGGTCATCCAGTCGGTACGGCGCTGTTCTTCCAGCGTTGTGACGCTGACATCCGCAATGCGTACATCAACGAAGCCGCATTTGATCAGCCAGTTTTTCAGTGCTGCTGCAGAAGGGATGAAATAGATATTCCCCATCTGCGCGTAACGGTCGCCCGGTACCAGTACCTGCTCGCTGTCGCCTTCAATCACTAAGGTTTCCAGCAC
The Rahnella variigena genome window above contains:
- a CDS encoding acyltransferase family protein; the protein is MLDNNYHILWMIVAVALPVFIFNFKCFSFLDGDVKHVGRNYNIDALRYFLAAFVAMHHFSLTINFIKSGLWLYPSGHDLDAFIGNFAVCIFFMISAYLFWGRCSNDDTNWFKVLIGRLFRIGPMFLVSAILCWLLAYKFGVRNETTFFSERSTYHWFDMGLTDIRPDIFGFKDTRLLNAGVMWTLPYEWMFYFSLPALSLFVNKKNSIAVIFAVIFITFYFLKDIDKLSVALLAMFAMGALTYELKSKIKFEVHKIKMSMISSLLLVISGFLFIKQDSISLEASLVYACFFFSVCIGGNPFLALGTKGARRLGEISFSLYLLHGVVWYLFGRFMLKFDMTGHVFLYYILASLAFLISCLLSAFTYHFFEAKMISIGRKVQSRIF
- the cutC gene encoding copper homeostasis protein CutC, producing MTKLEVCCYSVDCALTAELAGADRVELCASQADGGITPSYGTLKLAREKVTIPVHPIVRPRGGDFCYSQSEFDVLKSDIACIRDLGFPGLVVGMLDAEGHIDMPRMWEVMALCGDMAVTFHRAFDMCLNPKIALEQLTQLGVARILTSGQQQNAEVGLPMLRELNQLTRGPIIMAGAGVRLTNLQKFVDIGLTELHSSAGRQVPSSMRYRKAGVTMSSDTDFDEFSRYCVDGDIVAAMKRTLQFDDEISRSAWRNNSKV